Proteins found in one Sporosarcina jeotgali genomic segment:
- a CDS encoding DUF1292 domain-containing protein, translated as MEHGMETMTIVDEKGQEHVCEVIFTFESEDYGKSYVLYHVLGDESENEDEEIEIFASSFVPSEDGEDGDLMPVESDEEWEMIEEVFGTFLDEQDEDEE; from the coding sequence ATGGAACACGGTATGGAAACAATGACAATTGTAGATGAAAAAGGACAAGAACATGTATGTGAAGTGATTTTCACATTCGAATCAGAAGACTATGGTAAATCATATGTACTTTATCATGTACTTGGTGACGAGTCTGAAAACGAAGACGAAGAAATTGAAATCTTTGCTTCCAGCTTCGTCCCTTCTGAAGACGGAGAAGATGGGGATCTAATGCCTGTCGAATCAGACGAAGAGTGGGAAATGATCGAAGAAGTTTTCGGTACATTCTTGGACGAGCAAGACGAAGACGAAGAGTAA
- the mltG gene encoding endolytic transglycosylase MltG, which yields MAKGSKKEVMFERMQEQKKEVKVVRKIVFWIAIALILIVAIGGFFTYRYIKGALEPMEADSEKTVAVEIPIGSGLDTISQVLEEKGLIKNAKIFKYYAKVNNEADFQAGTYELSKAMTPNELLKSLKTGKVYRTPVFTMTIPEGLTVDQIAERVEAKTKIPKEEFITYIDSDETIANLQAVYPEIISDEVKNENIRHPLEGYLFPATYPFYEEEPTVQTVVETLIEGTKANVTPYLAALEENGKSVHWLLTFASLLEREATAQADRQTIASVFNNRLEEGMPLQTDPTVLYSLGEHKDKVSLKDLEVKNAYNTYQNKGLPPGPIAAPGAASIEAVIDPSHTKYFYFLADETGKNHFAKTYDEHLKLKAQYIDGK from the coding sequence ATGGCGAAGGGTTCAAAAAAAGAAGTGATGTTTGAACGCATGCAAGAACAGAAAAAGGAAGTTAAAGTCGTACGCAAAATTGTCTTTTGGATTGCGATTGCATTGATTCTAATTGTTGCTATTGGTGGATTCTTCACTTATCGATACATAAAAGGTGCCTTGGAACCAATGGAAGCAGATTCCGAAAAAACGGTTGCAGTGGAAATTCCTATCGGTTCAGGATTGGATACAATCTCTCAAGTTCTTGAAGAAAAAGGGTTGATTAAAAACGCTAAAATCTTCAAGTATTATGCGAAAGTGAACAACGAAGCAGACTTTCAAGCAGGTACTTACGAATTGTCCAAGGCCATGACCCCTAATGAGCTACTCAAAAGTTTGAAGACGGGAAAAGTCTATCGCACACCTGTGTTCACCATGACGATTCCTGAAGGATTAACAGTCGACCAAATCGCGGAACGCGTAGAAGCAAAAACCAAAATACCAAAAGAAGAGTTTATCACTTATATTGATTCGGATGAGACAATCGCGAACTTGCAAGCTGTCTATCCCGAAATTATTTCGGATGAAGTGAAAAACGAAAATATCCGTCACCCGCTAGAGGGCTACTTGTTCCCTGCGACGTACCCATTCTATGAAGAAGAACCAACCGTGCAAACGGTTGTAGAAACACTTATAGAAGGTACAAAGGCTAATGTCACACCTTATCTAGCCGCTCTTGAAGAGAATGGGAAGTCGGTTCACTGGCTGCTGACGTTTGCATCATTGCTTGAACGCGAAGCAACTGCACAAGCGGATCGTCAGACAATCGCAAGCGTCTTTAACAATCGTTTAGAAGAAGGCATGCCTCTGCAAACGGACCCAACCGTTCTTTATTCATTAGGAGAGCATAAAGACAAAGTGTCTTTGAAGGATCTGGAAGTTAAAAATGCTTACAATACGTATCAGAACAAAGGATTGCCGCCTGGTCCGATTGCAGCGCCCGGTGCAGCATCGATTGAGGCTGTAATCGATCCTTCTCATACAAAGTATTTTTATTTCCTAGCAGATGAAACTGGGAAAAACCACTTTGCTAAGACGTATGATGAGCACTTGAAGCTAAAAGCGCAATATATAGATGGTAAGTAA
- the mnmA gene encoding tRNA 2-thiouridine(34) synthase MnmA: MRIDKAKKDTRVVVGMSGGVDSSVAAYLLKQEGYEVIGIFMKNWDDTDEFGVCTATEDYEDVISVCNQIGIPYYAVNFEQQYWDKVFTYFLDEYKAGRTPNPDVMCNKEIKFKAFLEHAMNLGADFLATGHYARIAETEDGVAMLRGVDTNKDQTYFLNQLNQEQLSKVMFPIGDMEKSRVREIAEEAGLATAKKKDSTGICFIGERNFKEFLSNYLPAQQGDMKTMTGEKQGRHDGLMYYTIGQRHGLGIGGSGEPWFVIGKDLKTNTLLVGQGFHHDALYSDSLTATEMSFTTARVLPDEFTCTAKFRYRQADTGVTVKMTGPATAEVVFDTPVRAITPGQAVVLYDGDVCLGGGTIDTVIKNGKTLDYVG; this comes from the coding sequence ATGAGAATCGATAAAGCTAAAAAAGATACAAGAGTCGTTGTTGGCATGTCGGGTGGCGTAGACTCATCTGTCGCTGCATATCTGCTGAAGCAAGAAGGCTATGAAGTAATAGGAATCTTTATGAAGAACTGGGATGATACAGATGAATTTGGTGTCTGTACAGCTACAGAAGATTACGAAGATGTGATTAGCGTTTGTAACCAAATAGGAATCCCTTATTATGCAGTGAATTTTGAACAGCAATATTGGGACAAAGTTTTTACGTACTTTTTGGATGAATACAAAGCAGGCAGAACGCCAAATCCAGATGTAATGTGCAACAAAGAAATTAAATTCAAAGCATTTTTAGAGCATGCGATGAACCTGGGAGCAGACTTCCTTGCAACGGGTCACTACGCACGGATTGCTGAAACGGAAGACGGCGTTGCGATGCTCCGCGGGGTCGATACGAACAAGGATCAGACATATTTTTTGAACCAGCTGAACCAAGAACAGTTGTCTAAAGTGATGTTTCCAATCGGTGACATGGAAAAAAGCCGTGTTCGTGAAATTGCAGAAGAGGCCGGCCTTGCTACTGCCAAGAAAAAAGACTCCACAGGGATTTGTTTCATTGGAGAACGGAATTTCAAAGAGTTCTTATCAAATTATTTACCGGCACAACAAGGTGATATGAAAACAATGACAGGCGAGAAACAAGGACGTCATGACGGATTGATGTATTACACAATCGGACAGCGTCACGGTCTTGGAATTGGCGGTTCCGGAGAGCCCTGGTTCGTAATTGGAAAAGATCTCAAAACCAATACATTATTGGTCGGACAAGGCTTCCATCATGACGCACTCTATTCGGATAGTTTGACAGCTACAGAAATGAGTTTCACGACTGCACGGGTGCTGCCAGATGAATTTACATGCACAGCTAAATTCCGTTACCGCCAAGCGGATACCGGTGTAACTGTTAAAATGACAGGACCTGCAACAGCTGAAGTCGTATTTGACACTCCAGTACGCGCGATTACACCAGGGCAGGCGGTTGTCCTTTACGATGGAGATGTATGTCTAGGCGGGGGAACCATCGATACAGTCATAAAGAATGGAAAAACACTCGATTATGTTGGATAA
- a CDS encoding tetratricopeptide repeat protein, with protein MGHNEQAIEALQSGNFEKAVEEFIKAAEEAPDDPVGYVNVGNVFASIGDIEKAEPFFQKALTLDGEMGTAFYGLANLYFNQERYEEATTLYEKAISCGVQESDAYFMLGKSLERAEKGRLALPYLQRALELAPDDLEVRLSYGILLANEGVYDLAEDHFQSILEVEPENSDAHFNLGFLFAVSTEDKEQALHHLERAYTIDPEHVQARYIYDMIQMGEENESADE; from the coding sequence ATGGGACACAATGAACAAGCGATAGAAGCGCTGCAATCCGGTAACTTTGAAAAAGCAGTGGAAGAATTCATTAAAGCGGCAGAAGAAGCACCGGACGATCCAGTCGGTTATGTAAATGTCGGGAATGTATTTGCTTCCATTGGAGACATTGAAAAAGCGGAACCGTTTTTCCAAAAAGCACTTACGTTAGATGGTGAAATGGGAACTGCGTTTTATGGATTAGCCAACCTATACTTTAACCAAGAACGATATGAAGAAGCGACAACTCTTTATGAGAAAGCAATTTCATGCGGTGTTCAAGAATCGGATGCCTATTTCATGCTAGGGAAAAGTTTGGAGCGTGCAGAAAAAGGACGCTTGGCACTGCCGTATTTGCAGCGTGCACTTGAATTAGCACCTGACGATCTGGAAGTACGTCTATCTTATGGGATTTTGCTGGCAAATGAAGGTGTCTATGACCTTGCGGAAGACCACTTCCAATCGATCTTGGAAGTGGAGCCTGAAAACTCTGATGCTCACTTCAACTTAGGATTCTTATTTGCGGTTTCTACAGAAGACAAGGAACAAGCGCTGCATCATTTAGAGCGTGCTTACACGATTGACCCTGAACATGTCCAAGCTCGGTATATCTACGACATGATTCAAATGGGAGAAGAAAACGAATCCGCTGACGAGTGA
- the recD2 gene encoding SF1B family DNA helicase RecD2 yields MEKTDSAVQEEPFLIGRAVVTIFHNPDSLFTIAKLKVRKTNCSFEGKEIVVKGNFPKLSEEEEYRFTGRLINHATYGQQFDVKTFQKELPATETGLIHYLSGDMFPGIGRKTAETIINHLGPEAIRKIMENEDVLDEVPRLNAEKKETLVSVLRDNLGLERTIVKLNEWGFGPQVAMRIYQTYREVTIEKLTENPYRLIEDVEGVGFQRADELGRQLGITGTHTSRIQAAILHTINTGILSSGHVYLEAVQVLPEVKRLLESSQPEEIPFKLISTAIIELVEESRLSAEQRKLYLPSLYFSELGIASKMERILDQDRENTFPSSEMRKAIGETEERLDVNYAETQIAAIEQALNSPAMILTGGPGTGKTTVVRGLVEVYAELHGLTLDPKEYAKKEEPFPIILAAPTGRAAKRLSESTGLPAMTIHRLLGFTGQEKEEETEREIKARLVIIDEASMLDTWLAHQLLKAIDDDAQILFVGDQDQLPSVGPGQVLRDFLESGTIPVVELTEIYRQSAGSTIIELAHAIKKSEPLGDLAMKTSDRSFIRTDADQVTTAVSQIVKNALAKGQAIKDIQVLAPMYKGPAGIDALNSMIQEMVNPASSGRKEVTFGDVVYRIGDRVLQLVNQPESNVFNGDMGEVISILKAKETIEKKDLMIVSFDGIEVTYERSDLNQLTLAYCCSIHKSQGSEFPTVIMPVVRSHRKMLRRNLLYTGITRAKNFLILCGSPNEFAEGIARMDERERQTTLKERLRGESLEPVASDTPNAETTISDREVSANTADALTDASVQTGPAGETVEVVQSQKELPHVLSIETILDVDPMVGMNGESPYDFMVSVD; encoded by the coding sequence ATGGAAAAAACCGATTCAGCAGTTCAAGAAGAACCTTTTTTAATTGGCAGAGCGGTCGTAACGATTTTCCATAACCCTGATAGTTTGTTTACAATTGCCAAACTGAAAGTGCGAAAAACAAATTGTTCGTTTGAAGGGAAAGAAATTGTCGTCAAAGGGAACTTTCCGAAACTATCTGAAGAGGAAGAGTACCGGTTTACCGGAAGACTTATCAATCACGCAACGTATGGTCAGCAATTTGATGTAAAGACGTTTCAAAAAGAATTACCGGCAACTGAAACAGGGTTAATTCACTACTTGTCAGGAGACATGTTTCCTGGAATTGGACGAAAAACCGCTGAAACGATTATTAATCATTTGGGCCCGGAAGCGATTCGCAAGATTATGGAAAATGAAGATGTTTTGGATGAAGTTCCGCGTCTTAACGCTGAAAAAAAAGAGACACTTGTTTCCGTTCTTCGGGATAATCTTGGTTTAGAGCGGACCATTGTCAAATTGAATGAATGGGGATTTGGACCGCAGGTTGCGATGAGGATTTATCAAACATATAGAGAAGTAACGATTGAAAAGCTGACTGAAAATCCATATCGGCTTATTGAAGATGTGGAAGGAGTAGGATTTCAACGTGCGGATGAACTTGGCAGACAGCTGGGAATCACAGGTACTCATACTTCTAGAATTCAAGCTGCAATCCTGCATACAATCAACACAGGGATTCTCTCTAGCGGTCATGTGTACTTGGAAGCTGTTCAAGTGTTACCGGAAGTCAAACGTCTTTTGGAATCCAGTCAACCTGAAGAAATTCCCTTCAAACTTATTTCAACAGCTATTATTGAATTAGTAGAAGAGAGCCGTTTGAGTGCAGAACAGCGCAAACTCTATTTGCCTTCCTTATATTTTTCAGAACTGGGAATTGCTTCGAAGATGGAACGTATCTTGGACCAGGATCGAGAAAATACATTTCCGTCCTCAGAAATGAGAAAAGCCATCGGAGAAACGGAAGAACGTCTGGACGTTAACTATGCAGAAACGCAAATTGCGGCTATTGAACAAGCGCTTAATTCGCCTGCCATGATCTTAACGGGGGGACCGGGAACAGGGAAAACGACAGTCGTAAGAGGTCTCGTTGAAGTGTACGCAGAGCTTCATGGCTTGACGCTTGATCCGAAAGAGTATGCCAAAAAGGAAGAGCCGTTTCCGATCATCTTAGCTGCGCCTACTGGGCGCGCTGCAAAGAGACTATCAGAGTCTACCGGTCTGCCAGCAATGACAATCCATCGGCTTCTAGGCTTTACCGGGCAAGAAAAAGAAGAAGAAACCGAACGTGAAATCAAAGCGAGACTGGTTATTATTGACGAGGCATCTATGCTGGATACGTGGCTCGCGCATCAGTTATTGAAAGCAATCGATGATGATGCTCAAATTTTGTTTGTCGGAGACCAAGACCAGCTTCCTTCTGTAGGCCCTGGGCAAGTGTTGCGTGATTTTTTAGAGTCCGGCACAATACCTGTTGTTGAACTGACTGAAATTTATCGCCAAAGTGCTGGTTCGACAATTATTGAACTGGCGCATGCCATCAAAAAGTCTGAACCGCTTGGTGATTTAGCGATGAAAACATCTGACCGTTCATTTATCCGGACTGATGCAGACCAAGTAACGACCGCAGTCAGCCAGATTGTTAAAAATGCATTAGCAAAAGGTCAAGCGATTAAGGATATTCAAGTGTTGGCACCAATGTACAAAGGTCCTGCAGGCATTGATGCGCTGAATTCGATGATTCAGGAAATGGTGAATCCTGCTTCTTCCGGCCGCAAGGAAGTGACGTTCGGAGATGTTGTATACCGAATCGGAGACCGTGTGCTGCAACTCGTCAATCAGCCAGAAAGCAATGTCTTTAATGGGGATATGGGTGAAGTGATCTCAATCCTGAAAGCCAAAGAGACGATTGAGAAAAAAGATCTGATGATTGTCTCGTTTGACGGGATTGAAGTGACCTACGAACGATCGGATTTAAATCAGTTAACGCTGGCCTATTGCTGCTCTATTCATAAGTCACAGGGAAGTGAATTCCCTACAGTCATTATGCCGGTTGTCCGCAGTCATCGTAAAATGCTTCGCCGCAATTTACTGTACACAGGGATTACTCGAGCCAAAAACTTTCTAATTCTTTGTGGCAGCCCTAACGAATTTGCAGAAGGCATCGCTCGGATGGACGAGCGTGAAAGGCAGACGACTCTTAAAGAACGGCTGCGCGGGGAAAGCCTGGAGCCTGTTGCATCTGATACACCTAATGCTGAGACGACTATCTCTGATCGAGAAGTATCCGCTAATACAGCTGATGCTTTGACTGATGCATCCGTTCAAACAGGTCCAGCAGGTGAAACCGTGGAAGTTGTTCAATCCCAAAAGGAACTGCCGCATGTTTTATCTATTGAAACGATTTTGGATGTGGACCCGATGGTAGGGATGAATGGTGAAAGTCCTTATGATTTTATGGTGAGTGTGGATTGA
- the udk gene encoding uridine kinase, whose protein sequence is MGTQKPLVIGIAGGSGSGKTSVTKKIHHVFQEHSVVVIEQDFYYKDQSHLEFEERLATNYDHPLAFDTDLLIEDLEKLLIRQSIEKPVYDYALHTRSSEKIAIEPKDVIILEGILILEDKRLRNLMDIKLFVDTDADLRIIRRILRDINDRGRTIESVIDQYMSVVRPMHNQFIEPTKRYADIIIPEGGHNEVAIDLMVTKIKTILDSGNDL, encoded by the coding sequence ATGGGAACGCAAAAACCATTGGTCATCGGTATCGCTGGAGGCTCAGGTTCAGGGAAAACAAGTGTTACTAAAAAGATTCATCACGTTTTTCAAGAGCACTCTGTTGTCGTAATCGAACAAGATTTTTACTATAAAGATCAGTCACACTTGGAATTTGAAGAACGCCTGGCGACGAATTATGATCATCCGCTTGCATTTGATACGGACTTATTGATTGAGGATTTGGAAAAACTCCTGATTCGCCAGTCAATTGAAAAACCTGTCTATGATTATGCTTTGCATACACGATCAAGCGAAAAAATCGCTATTGAACCGAAAGATGTAATTATTCTAGAAGGAATTCTAATCCTCGAAGACAAGCGCTTACGAAACCTGATGGATATTAAGCTATTTGTCGATACAGATGCAGATTTACGCATTATCAGAAGGATTTTGCGCGATATTAATGACCGGGGAAGAACTATCGAATCGGTTATTGATCAGTATATGAGTGTGGTTAGACCCATGCACAATCAATTCATTGAACCTACCAAGCGATATGCAGACATTATCATTCCTGAGGGCGGCCATAATGAAGTCGCGATTGACCTAATGGTAACGAAAATAAAAACAATTCTTGATTCTGGTAATGATTTGTAA
- the alaS gene encoding alanine--tRNA ligase, which produces MKSLTASEIRSLFLEYFKEKGHSIEPSAPLVPIDDASLLWINSGVATLKKYFDGRVVPENPRIVNAQKSIRTNDIENVGKTARHHTFFEMLGNFSIGDYFKEEAIVYAWEFLTHPDWIGFNPELLSITVHPEDEEAYTIWKEKVGLPEERIIRLEGNFWDIGEGPSGPNSEIFYDRGPSYGDDFSDPELYPGGENDRYLEIWNLVFSEFNHNPDHTYTPLPKKNIDTGMGLERMASVLQEVPTNFDTDLFLPIIHAVEKVSGEAYGENAVKDTAFKVIADHIRTVAFAIGDGALPSNEGRGYVLRRLLRRAVRFAKQLGIDRPFMYDLVPVVADKMADFYPQVKEKQEFIMKVVKNEEDRFHETLTEGMSMLSGILAKAKTAQQPTVSGADAFRLYDTYGFPFELTEEFAEEAGVAVDEAGFRNEMEAQRKRARSARQDVDSMHVQSGVLGDIHESSEFIGYDQLESESKIVVLLKDGELVERAIIEDEIQFVLDRTPFYAESGGQIADKGMIANDSFSAEVLSVKKAPNGQHLHTAIVRSGEVTPSTFVRAQVNKADRSLTVKNHTATHLLHKALKTVLGDHVNQAGSYVGPDRLRFDFSHFGQVTKEELEQIEQIVNEKIWEDIAVSIEQKGIEEAKEMGAMALFGEKYGDVVRVVSVGDYSLELCGGCHVHSSGEIGVFKIESEGGIGAGTRRIEAVTAKQAYRSFKDEEAVLIETSSLLKTNPKELAAKAASFLGELKELQRENESLSAKLGNSQLTDVLANAKQIDDMTVIAARVDTKDNNALRQMIDELKQKVEKGVIVLGAASEGKVMLAAGVTDDLKGQQHAGKIVSHAASLCGGKGGGRPDMAMAGAKDASKLDEALLSVYDYVKSV; this is translated from the coding sequence ATGAAATCACTGACAGCATCTGAAATACGCAGTTTGTTTTTAGAGTACTTTAAAGAAAAGGGCCATAGTATCGAGCCATCAGCACCACTCGTTCCAATCGATGATGCTTCGCTTTTATGGATTAATAGCGGTGTCGCAACACTTAAGAAATATTTCGATGGTCGTGTTGTTCCAGAAAATCCGCGGATCGTCAACGCTCAAAAGTCTATTCGTACAAATGATATTGAAAACGTCGGAAAAACTGCGCGCCACCATACGTTCTTCGAAATGCTCGGGAACTTTTCTATTGGCGACTATTTCAAAGAAGAAGCAATTGTTTACGCATGGGAATTCTTAACGCATCCCGATTGGATTGGATTTAATCCTGAGTTGTTATCCATTACGGTCCATCCGGAAGATGAAGAAGCATATACAATCTGGAAAGAGAAAGTTGGTTTGCCTGAGGAGCGGATCATTCGTCTGGAAGGAAACTTCTGGGATATTGGAGAAGGACCAAGCGGACCAAACTCTGAAATTTTCTATGACCGCGGACCTTCTTACGGAGATGACTTCTCTGATCCGGAACTTTATCCAGGCGGAGAAAATGACCGCTATTTAGAAATTTGGAACTTAGTATTCTCGGAATTTAACCACAATCCAGACCATACGTACACACCGCTGCCAAAGAAAAACATTGATACGGGAATGGGTCTGGAGCGAATGGCTTCTGTATTACAAGAAGTTCCAACAAACTTCGATACGGATCTTTTCTTGCCGATCATTCATGCAGTTGAAAAAGTTTCCGGCGAAGCTTATGGTGAGAATGCTGTAAAAGATACAGCGTTTAAAGTAATTGCAGATCATATCCGTACGGTTGCATTCGCTATCGGTGACGGTGCGCTTCCTTCAAACGAGGGAAGAGGATACGTGCTTAGACGTCTCTTGCGACGTGCTGTACGATTTGCAAAACAACTTGGCATAGATCGTCCGTTCATGTATGACCTTGTTCCTGTTGTGGCTGACAAAATGGCTGATTTCTATCCGCAGGTAAAAGAAAAACAAGAATTCATCATGAAAGTCGTGAAAAATGAAGAAGATCGTTTCCATGAAACATTAACAGAAGGCATGAGTATGCTGAGCGGTATTTTAGCAAAAGCGAAAACTGCGCAACAGCCAACTGTATCTGGTGCAGATGCATTCAGACTGTATGATACTTACGGATTCCCTTTTGAGTTGACTGAAGAATTTGCAGAAGAAGCAGGAGTCGCAGTGGACGAAGCTGGTTTCCGTAATGAAATGGAAGCACAGCGAAAGCGTGCACGAAGCGCCCGTCAGGATGTAGACTCTATGCACGTTCAATCCGGAGTACTTGGCGATATCCATGAATCCAGTGAATTCATTGGGTATGATCAGTTGGAAAGTGAATCCAAAATTGTTGTCCTCTTAAAAGATGGAGAACTGGTTGAGCGCGCAATTATTGAAGATGAAATTCAATTTGTTCTCGACCGCACTCCGTTTTATGCTGAAAGCGGGGGGCAAATCGCAGATAAAGGAATGATCGCGAATGATTCATTTTCTGCAGAAGTCCTATCCGTTAAGAAAGCACCAAATGGACAGCATTTGCATACGGCAATTGTCCGTTCAGGTGAAGTAACACCATCAACGTTTGTCCGGGCACAAGTGAATAAAGCAGATCGTTCATTGACTGTTAAGAATCATACGGCAACACATTTATTGCATAAAGCATTGAAAACTGTACTTGGAGATCATGTTAACCAAGCAGGTTCTTATGTAGGGCCAGATCGCCTTCGCTTTGACTTCTCGCATTTTGGACAAGTCACGAAAGAGGAATTAGAGCAAATCGAACAGATCGTGAACGAAAAGATTTGGGAAGATATCGCGGTTTCAATTGAACAAAAAGGGATTGAAGAAGCGAAGGAAATGGGTGCAATGGCGTTGTTTGGAGAAAAGTACGGTGACGTCGTACGTGTCGTGTCTGTAGGGGACTACTCGCTAGAGCTCTGTGGCGGATGTCACGTTCATTCTAGCGGAGAAATCGGTGTCTTCAAGATTGAATCAGAAGGCGGTATCGGTGCAGGAACCCGCCGAATTGAAGCTGTGACTGCAAAACAGGCATATCGTTCATTTAAAGATGAAGAGGCGGTTTTAATTGAAACTTCGTCACTTCTTAAAACCAATCCGAAAGAGCTTGCGGCTAAAGCAGCATCTTTCCTTGGTGAATTGAAGGAATTGCAGCGTGAAAACGAGTCACTTTCTGCAAAACTGGGAAATAGCCAGTTGACCGACGTGTTAGCGAACGCAAAACAGATTGACGATATGACAGTTATTGCTGCGCGTGTCGATACAAAAGATAATAATGCGCTGCGTCAAATGATTGATGAACTAAAACAAAAGGTAGAAAAAGGTGTAATCGTATTAGGTGCAGCCTCTGAAGGCAAAGTTATGCTTGCGGCAGGAGTTACTGATGACTTGAAAGGTCAACAGCATGCAGGAAAAATTGTCAGCCATGCGGCTTCATTATGCGGAGGTAAAGGCGGCGGCCGCCCTGATATGGCAATGGCTGGAGCGAAAGACGCCTCAAAACTTGATGAAGCGCTTCTTTCCGTGTATGATTATGTCAAATCTGTTTAA
- a CDS encoding O-methyltransferase codes for MSNYESYRLNFEKELDPIVQEMEEDAQEHFVPIMERSGIETFIGLLSIQKPTALLEIGSAIGYSAIRLAQANPELHIATIERDEERHAKAVHYIQRANLNDRISLFKDDALTFDTSALPFDHFDACFIDAAKGQYKRFFEKYEPLVKTGGIIYCDNMFMHGMVFLEEQEVPKRNRTMIRNLKAFTEWIMGNTAFETSLLPVGDGILIARKNS; via the coding sequence ATGTCGAATTATGAATCATACAGGTTGAACTTCGAGAAGGAATTGGATCCAATTGTGCAAGAAATGGAAGAGGATGCTCAGGAGCATTTTGTTCCGATCATGGAGCGCAGTGGAATCGAGACGTTTATCGGCTTATTGAGTATTCAAAAGCCGACTGCGCTGCTTGAAATCGGAAGCGCGATTGGCTATTCTGCGATTCGTCTTGCACAAGCAAATCCAGAGTTGCATATCGCCACAATTGAACGCGATGAGGAAAGACATGCGAAGGCAGTGCACTACATTCAACGTGCCAATTTGAATGACCGGATTTCACTGTTTAAGGATGATGCGTTGACTTTTGACACATCTGCACTTCCCTTTGATCACTTTGATGCTTGCTTTATAGATGCTGCCAAGGGTCAGTATAAGCGCTTCTTTGAGAAGTATGAACCACTCGTGAAGACTGGCGGCATCATTTATTGCGACAACATGTTTATGCATGGAATGGTGTTTTTAGAAGAACAGGAAGTGCCGAAACGCAATCGGACAATGATTCGTAATCTAAAAGCCTTTACAGAATGGATAATGGGAAATACCGCGTTCGAAACTTCCTTGCTTCCTGTAGGAGACGGAATTTTAATCGCCCGTAAAAATTCATAA
- the ruvX gene encoding Holliday junction resolvase RuvX translates to MRAMGLDVGSKTVGVAISDAMGWTAQGIETVQIDEESGNLGMKRIKELVKEYNVSSFVVGHPKNMNNSIGPRAEASERYAQLLEEKFNMPAILWDERMTTMAAERMLIEADVSRKKRKTVIDKMAAVMILQGYLDSKTT, encoded by the coding sequence GTGAGAGCGATGGGCTTAGATGTAGGATCTAAAACAGTGGGCGTCGCAATTAGCGATGCCATGGGCTGGACAGCTCAAGGAATTGAAACTGTCCAAATTGACGAAGAATCGGGTAATTTAGGTATGAAGCGGATCAAAGAACTGGTCAAAGAGTATAATGTCAGTTCGTTTGTTGTCGGTCATCCTAAAAACATGAATAACTCGATTGGTCCTCGAGCAGAGGCTTCTGAAAGATATGCCCAGTTACTAGAAGAAAAATTCAATATGCCTGCCATCCTTTGGGATGAACGGATGACTACAATGGCCGCAGAACGGATGTTAATCGAAGCGGACGTAAGTCGTAAAAAGCGGAAGACTGTTATCGATAAGATGGCAGCAGTCATGATTCTTCAAGGATATCTTGACTCAAAAACTACATGA
- a CDS encoding IreB family regulatory phosphoprotein, translating to MNSYDKTMKFNFPEESMEQEVKQVMLHVYKALEEKGYNPINQLVGYLLSGDPAYIPRHEDARNMVRKLERDEILEELVKFYVRENGGSKK from the coding sequence GTGAATTCATATGACAAAACGATGAAGTTCAATTTTCCTGAGGAATCGATGGAGCAAGAGGTCAAACAGGTGATGCTCCACGTGTACAAGGCATTAGAGGAAAAAGGATACAACCCCATTAATCAGCTTGTTGGCTACTTGCTCTCAGGCGATCCTGCTTATATCCCACGCCACGAGGACGCGCGTAATATGGTCCGTAAATTGGAGCGGGATGAAATTTTGGAGGAACTTGTAAAGTTCTATGTCCGTGAAAACGGAGGCAGTAAGAAGTGA